The following are from one region of the Silene latifolia isolate original U9 population chromosome 9, ASM4854445v1, whole genome shotgun sequence genome:
- the LOC141602134 gene encoding uncharacterized protein LOC141602134: MRFWKRGKQLSQKFIGPYEILDRVGEVAYRLALPPALDRVHNVFHVSQLRKFVSDPTHVLEPEHVEIDEQMSYVEMPKEILDRKVRQTRNGETALMKVLWTNHNVEEATWEAEAAMRDKYPFCLIELVTAVNLVKLLDEMRNCESCEVVG, from the exons atgAGGTTTTGGAAGAGAGGTAAgcagctgagtcagaagtttattggaccatatgagattttagaCAGAGTTGGAGAGGTAGCTTATCGATTAGCACTACCTCCAGCTTTGGACCGAgttcataatgtgtttcatgtttcaCAACTGCGGAAGTTTGTGAGTGATCCTACTCATGTATTGGAGCCTGAGCATGTGGAGATAGATGAGCAAATGTCCTATGTTGAAATGCCTAAGGAGATATTGGACAGGAAAGTGAGACAGACTCGGAATGGAGAGACGGCTTTAATGAAGGTTTTATGGACTAATCATAATGTCGAGGAAGCTACGTGGGAAGCTGAAGCTGCTATGAGGGACAAGTACCCTTTTTGTTTAATTGAGTTGGTTACGG CTGTGaatcttgtgaagttgttggatgaaatgagaaA CTGTGaatcttgtgaagttgttggatga